In Salinibacterium sp. dk2585, a single window of DNA contains:
- a CDS encoding YbdK family carboxylate-amine ligase, translated as MVTFGVEEEYCFIDSDTLQPRDVSPAVYRALRVERVESKNVQREFLLSQLERPSPVFETLQQALGDLQAFRGRLREAAASVGVVPCASGTFPSLDGGSVVTDKPRYHRVYEEYGQVGRDYYFNGLHVHVHIDDRESGVRALNGLRRWMPLLTALGANSPFWNGADTGFASWRTIQLQRWTTRGTPPRFADSADYDRRIERLVGVGGTFDDALVMWNIRLSNHLPTIEIRTPDVQLEAWHTVLLAALTRALVATALAGEGEAEELDAELIDAALWLSARDGIADQLVHPLTGGVVPAREAVDALVDHVRGALEEAGDLALVEEWVDRIFEEGTGAARQLDAYERGGRPSLAALYRNSIAPEPAHPTSTVSDAGSSSR; from the coding sequence GTGGTCACATTCGGTGTGGAAGAGGAGTACTGCTTCATCGACTCCGACACCCTGCAGCCGCGCGACGTGAGTCCCGCCGTCTACAGAGCCCTCCGCGTGGAGCGGGTGGAGAGCAAGAACGTGCAGCGCGAGTTTCTGCTGAGCCAACTCGAGCGGCCCAGCCCGGTCTTCGAGACACTGCAGCAGGCACTCGGTGACCTGCAGGCGTTCCGCGGGCGGCTGCGCGAGGCCGCGGCATCCGTCGGCGTGGTGCCGTGCGCGAGCGGCACGTTTCCCTCGCTCGATGGCGGCAGCGTCGTCACCGACAAGCCCCGCTACCACCGTGTCTACGAAGAATACGGCCAGGTCGGCCGCGACTACTACTTCAACGGCCTGCACGTGCACGTGCACATCGATGACCGCGAGAGCGGGGTGCGGGCGCTGAACGGCCTTCGCCGCTGGATGCCACTGCTCACCGCCCTCGGAGCCAACTCGCCGTTCTGGAACGGTGCCGATACGGGCTTCGCCAGCTGGCGCACGATCCAGCTGCAGCGCTGGACCACGCGCGGCACGCCACCGCGGTTCGCGGATTCCGCCGACTATGACCGCAGGATCGAACGGTTGGTCGGCGTGGGTGGCACCTTCGACGACGCACTCGTCATGTGGAACATCCGCCTCTCCAACCACCTGCCGACGATCGAGATCCGCACGCCAGACGTGCAGCTTGAGGCGTGGCACACCGTGCTGCTCGCGGCGCTCACCCGGGCCCTCGTCGCGACCGCCCTCGCAGGTGAGGGCGAGGCCGAGGAGCTCGACGCCGAACTGATCGATGCGGCGCTGTGGCTCTCTGCCCGTGACGGCATCGCCGACCAGCTTGTGCACCCGCTCACAGGCGGGGTCGTGCCCGCTCGCGAGGCAGTCGACGCGCTCGTCGACCACGTGCGGGGCGCGCTGGAGGAGGCCGGCGACCTCGCGCTGGTGGAGGAGTGGGTCGACCGGATCTTTGAGGAAGGCACGGGAGCTGCGCGGCAGCTGGACGCCTACGAGCGTGGGGGGCGACCTTCACTCGCCGCGCTCTACCGCAACTCCATCGCGCCGGAGCCAGCGCATCCGACCTCCACCGTCAGCGACGCTGGTTCGTCGTCTCGATAA
- a CDS encoding helix-turn-helix transcriptional regulator, with the protein MPKADLDAVFAALADPTRRAILGLLRDDDATVGQLAHHFPLSQPAISRHLRVLESAGLIHRRPVGTATISSLRADPLEDAARWLLEYGEFWERRYEPVEPLLENFTTDDGWII; encoded by the coding sequence ATGCCAAAGGCCGATCTGGACGCGGTATTCGCGGCGCTCGCCGACCCTACACGACGCGCCATCCTGGGGCTCCTGCGCGACGACGACGCCACAGTCGGGCAGCTCGCGCACCACTTCCCGCTCAGCCAGCCGGCCATCTCGCGCCACCTCCGCGTGCTCGAATCGGCCGGCCTCATCCATCGTCGGCCGGTCGGCACCGCGACCATCAGTTCCCTGCGAGCCGACCCCCTCGAAGACGCCGCCCGATGGCTCCTCGAGTACGGCGAGTTCTGGGAGCGCCGCTACGAACCCGTCGAGCCGCTGCTGGAGAACTTCACGACCGATGACGGCTGGATCATCTGA
- a CDS encoding thioesterase family protein translates to MNVIWRTLIHLLRARRMSRVGVFDVVTSKFRVLPTDLDINLHMNNGRYLSIADIARFEMLQRTGLWKVLMSRGWYPVVQSSTITHRLSLEPWQKFTIESRIMGFDEKSVYLEHRFVVKGELAGRLVLRGRFLKRSGGSVPLAEISEAVGVDVSQHHLPEWVGRWADDVTLPSRREPTPSVWED, encoded by the coding sequence GTGAACGTGATCTGGCGCACCCTCATCCACCTCCTGCGCGCACGGCGGATGTCGCGCGTGGGCGTCTTCGACGTCGTGACCTCGAAGTTCCGTGTGCTGCCGACCGACCTCGACATCAACCTGCACATGAACAACGGGCGTTACCTGTCGATCGCCGACATCGCCCGCTTCGAGATGCTGCAGCGCACGGGGCTCTGGAAGGTGCTCATGTCGCGCGGCTGGTATCCCGTCGTGCAGTCCTCGACCATCACGCATCGCTTGTCGCTAGAGCCGTGGCAGAAGTTCACGATCGAGAGCCGCATCATGGGCTTCGACGAGAAGTCGGTCTACCTTGAGCACCGCTTCGTCGTGAAGGGTGAACTTGCGGGCCGTCTGGTGCTGCGCGGACGCTTCCTCAAGCGCAGCGGCGGCTCCGTGCCGCTCGCCGAGATCTCCGAGGCGGTCGGGGTGGACGTGTCGCAGCACCACCTGCCCGAATGGGTGGGGCGTTGGGCCGACGATGTCACGCTGCCGTCCCGGCGCGAGCCAACGCCGAGCGTCTGGGAGGACTAG
- a CDS encoding MFS transporter — MRSMFRSFSIFNYRLWFVGALVSNVGTWMQRTAQDWIVLTELTDNDAAALGVTLALQLGPQLLLLPWSGLIADRFDRRRVLMVTQATMGLLAVGLSIIVLAGVAELWHLYAFAFALGLASAIDAPARQAFVSELVSVEYLPNAVALNSLSFHSARLAGPAVAGILIAIVGTGWVFVLNAATFAAVLASLFFMRRGELQPTEKAKRGKGQLREGFRYVRSRPDIMLVLVLVFLIGTFGMNFAIYTSTMTTIEFGLGASEYGALSSIMAIGSVAGALLAARRERARVGLAVAAAAAFGFACLTASLMPSYLTFAISLVLVGACSLTFMTSANAYVQTTTEPVMRGRVMALYMAVMMGGTPIGAPIVGWVTNHLGPRWGLAVAAIAGLSAAIIGLAWLIRVRGMRVTYRASGRRRLGLHFTGDGRVDEEPGESAVEAATTEIAVIETTNQRR; from the coding sequence GTGAGGTCGATGTTCCGCTCTTTCAGCATCTTCAACTACCGCCTCTGGTTCGTCGGTGCCCTGGTGTCGAACGTCGGCACATGGATGCAGCGCACCGCCCAGGACTGGATCGTGCTCACCGAGCTCACCGACAACGACGCCGCCGCGCTCGGCGTCACCCTGGCACTCCAGCTCGGTCCGCAGCTGCTCCTGTTGCCCTGGTCCGGGCTCATCGCAGACCGTTTCGACCGGCGCCGGGTGCTGATGGTGACCCAGGCGACCATGGGGCTGCTGGCGGTCGGGCTCTCGATCATCGTCCTCGCGGGGGTCGCCGAGCTGTGGCACCTCTACGCCTTCGCCTTTGCGCTCGGCCTGGCATCCGCGATCGACGCCCCGGCACGCCAGGCCTTCGTCTCCGAACTCGTCTCGGTCGAGTACCTGCCGAACGCGGTGGCGCTGAACTCGCTGTCGTTCCACAGCGCTCGGCTCGCGGGCCCCGCGGTTGCAGGCATCCTGATCGCGATCGTCGGCACCGGGTGGGTCTTCGTGCTCAACGCGGCGACGTTCGCCGCCGTACTGGCCTCCCTCTTCTTCATGCGCCGCGGGGAACTCCAGCCGACCGAGAAGGCGAAGCGGGGCAAGGGACAGTTGCGCGAGGGCTTCCGCTACGTACGGTCGCGGCCCGACATCATGCTTGTGCTGGTCTTGGTCTTCTTGATCGGCACCTTCGGCATGAACTTCGCGATCTACACCTCGACCATGACGACGATCGAGTTCGGGCTAGGCGCGAGCGAGTACGGCGCGCTCTCCTCGATCATGGCGATCGGTTCGGTCGCGGGCGCTCTCCTCGCCGCCCGCCGGGAGCGGGCACGCGTCGGACTCGCGGTCGCGGCGGCCGCCGCGTTCGGCTTCGCGTGCCTCACGGCATCCCTCATGCCCAGCTATCTGACGTTCGCGATCTCGCTCGTGCTCGTCGGCGCCTGCTCGCTGACGTTCATGACGAGCGCGAACGCCTACGTGCAGACCACGACCGAGCCGGTCATGCGCGGCCGCGTCATGGCCCTCTACATGGCGGTCATGATGGGCGGCACGCCGATCGGTGCACCCATCGTCGGCTGGGTCACCAATCACCTCGGCCCGCGTTGGGGTCTCGCTGTCGCGGCGATCGCCGGCCTGTCGGCGGCCATCATCGGGCTCGCGTGGCTGATCCGGGTGCGCGGGATGCGCGTCACCTACCGCGCTTCGGGTCGCCGCCGGCTTGGCCTGCACTTCACGGGCGACGGTCGCGTCGACGAGGAGCCCGGCGAGAGCGCCGTCGAGGCGGCGACGACCGAGATCGCGGTTATCGAGACGACGAACCAGCGTCGCTGA
- the rocD gene encoding ornithine--oxo-acid transaminase, translated as MLHTGASPMSVAQGIRSREAIEAESTHSPHNYHPLPVVVASGEGAWVTDVDGRRYLDCLAAYSAVNFGHSNERLLAVAREQLDRITLTSRAFHNDRLGTFVTELAALAGKDMVLPMNTGAEAVESGIKVARAWGYRVKGVTPDRANIVVMSGNFHGRTTTIVSFSDDADARQDFGPFTPGFRTAPYGDAAAAARLMDADTVAVLVEPIQGEAGVLVPPADFLPALRELCTAERVLLIADEIQSGLGRTGATFACDLVGVVPDLYLLGKALGGGIVPVSAVVGDADILGVLSPGQHGSTFGGNPLAAAVGTEVVRMLAEGEPQERARTLGARLHERLGALKGRGVLEVRGAGLWAGIDIDPRLGTGRRVCELLMERGVLAKDTHGSTVRLAPPIVIEAADLDWAVDKLEGVLAQLA; from the coding sequence ATGCTGCACACTGGAGCTTCGCCGATGAGCGTGGCGCAGGGCATCCGATCACGTGAGGCCATCGAGGCCGAGAGCACCCACTCACCGCACAACTACCATCCCCTGCCGGTGGTCGTCGCCTCGGGCGAGGGTGCCTGGGTGACGGATGTCGACGGCCGCCGCTACCTCGACTGCCTCGCCGCATACTCGGCCGTGAACTTCGGCCACTCCAATGAGCGGCTGCTCGCGGTGGCCCGCGAGCAGCTCGACCGCATCACGCTCACGAGTCGCGCCTTCCACAACGACCGGCTCGGCACCTTCGTGACGGAGCTCGCCGCGCTCGCCGGCAAGGACATGGTGCTGCCCATGAACACGGGCGCGGAGGCGGTCGAGTCGGGCATCAAGGTCGCTCGGGCGTGGGGCTACCGGGTCAAGGGGGTCACCCCTGATCGAGCCAACATCGTGGTCATGTCGGGCAACTTCCACGGGCGCACGACGACGATCGTGAGCTTCAGCGACGATGCGGATGCCCGCCAGGACTTCGGCCCCTTCACGCCGGGATTCCGCACTGCGCCCTACGGTGACGCGGCCGCCGCGGCGCGGCTGATGGACGCCGACACGGTCGCCGTTCTGGTCGAGCCCATCCAGGGGGAGGCTGGCGTGTTGGTGCCGCCGGCCGACTTCCTCCCGGCGCTGCGAGAGCTGTGCACGGCCGAGCGCGTGCTGCTGATCGCCGATGAGATCCAGTCCGGCCTCGGCCGCACCGGCGCGACCTTCGCGTGTGACCTCGTGGGGGTCGTGCCCGACCTCTACCTGCTCGGCAAGGCGCTCGGCGGTGGCATTGTCCCCGTCTCGGCCGTCGTCGGCGATGCCGACATCCTCGGCGTGCTGTCGCCCGGCCAGCACGGTTCGACTTTCGGGGGCAACCCCCTCGCCGCCGCGGTCGGCACCGAGGTGGTGCGGATGCTCGCAGAAGGCGAACCACAGGAACGAGCCCGCACACTCGGGGCTCGCCTCCACGAGCGACTTGGGGCCCTCAAGGGCCGCGGGGTGCTCGAGGTGCGCGGCGCGGGACTGTGGGCCGGCATCGACATCGACCCCCGACTCGGCACTGGGCGCCGGGTGTGCGAGTTGCTCATGGAGCGCGGTGTGCTCGCCAAGGACACGCACGGCTCGACCGTTCGACTCGCGCCACCGATCGTGATCGAGGCCGCCGACCTCGACTGGGCTGTTGACAAACTGGAGGGAGTGCTCGCGCAACTGGCATAG
- a CDS encoding Lrp/AsnC family transcriptional regulator, producing the protein MDNLDHGILALLRKNARAGYGDIGERIGLSASAVKRRVDRLVADGVIRSFTIQVDPAVDGLGTEAYVELFCRGTVAPAELRRMLSDIPEVVGAGTVSGSADAMLHMRSRDIHSLEVAIEKVRDAPNVDHTRSSIVLSRLIERARD; encoded by the coding sequence ATGGACAACCTCGACCACGGCATCCTCGCACTGCTCCGCAAGAACGCTCGGGCCGGTTACGGCGACATCGGCGAGCGCATCGGGCTGTCGGCATCCGCCGTCAAGCGACGCGTCGACAGGCTCGTCGCCGACGGCGTCATCCGCAGCTTCACGATCCAGGTCGACCCCGCCGTCGACGGCCTGGGCACCGAGGCCTACGTCGAGCTGTTCTGCCGGGGAACGGTTGCACCCGCCGAGCTGCGACGGATGCTCTCCGACATCCCGGAGGTCGTCGGCGCCGGCACGGTGAGCGGCAGCGCCGATGCCATGCTGCACATGAGGAGCCGCGACATCCACAGCCTCGAGGTCGCGATCGAGAAGGTGCGCGATGCGCCGAACGTCGACCACACGCGCAGCTCGATCGTGCTGTCGCGGCTCATCGAACGGGCCCGCGACTGA
- the ddaH gene encoding dimethylargininase has protein sequence MTLTDTAAVPVHRAASARTVLMCRPDHFTVSYRINPWMHPANPTDTSLAVRQWETLRSAYVDLGFDVHLVDPIAGLPDMVYAANGGFVLDGIAYGARFTHPERAPEGPAYMDWFERAGFAVHVPEEINEGEGDFLLAGEVILAGSGFRSSTASQAELARVFGREVVGLELVNPSYYHLDTALAVLDPEPAPGTEATIAYLPSAFSEASQGELRERFPNAIVVTEADAAVLGLNCFSDGRTVVVASRALGYARQLRERGYETIGVDLSELLLGGGGVKCCTLELRR, from the coding sequence ATGACCCTCACCGACACTGCTGCCGTGCCCGTACACCGGGCCGCTTCGGCGCGCACCGTGCTCATGTGCCGACCCGATCACTTCACGGTGAGCTACCGCATCAACCCGTGGATGCACCCCGCGAACCCCACCGACACGAGCCTCGCCGTGCGGCAGTGGGAGACGCTCCGCTCGGCCTACGTCGACCTCGGCTTCGACGTGCACCTCGTCGACCCCATCGCTGGGCTTCCCGACATGGTCTACGCCGCCAATGGTGGTTTTGTGCTCGATGGCATCGCCTACGGGGCACGCTTCACGCATCCGGAGCGCGCGCCGGAGGGGCCCGCCTACATGGACTGGTTCGAGCGCGCGGGCTTCGCCGTGCACGTGCCGGAGGAGATCAACGAGGGCGAGGGTGACTTCCTGCTCGCGGGCGAGGTCATCCTTGCCGGCTCGGGATTCCGCAGCAGCACCGCCAGCCAGGCCGAACTGGCGCGGGTATTCGGCCGGGAGGTCGTGGGGCTCGAACTCGTGAACCCCAGCTACTACCACCTCGACACGGCGCTCGCCGTGCTCGACCCCGAGCCAGCACCCGGCACCGAAGCGACCATCGCCTACCTGCCCTCCGCGTTCAGCGAGGCGAGCCAAGGGGAGCTGCGCGAACGGTTCCCCAACGCCATCGTCGTCACCGAGGCGGATGCCGCGGTGCTGGGGCTCAACTGCTTCAGCGACGGGCGTACGGTGGTCGTGGCATCCCGAGCCCTCGGCTATGCCCGGCAGCTGCGGGAGCGAGGCTACGAGACCATCGGCGTGGACCTGTCGGAGTTGCTGCTCGGGGGAGGAGGAGTCAAATGCTGCACACTGGAGCTTCGCCGATGA
- a CDS encoding isopenicillin N synthase family oxygenase: MTSATLPTLDLSRLQQGEEEAAAFRRDLREATHDYGFFYLTGHGIPQELFDGMIGTARRFFDLPEVDKLEIENVKSRHFRGYTRVGGERTQGKVDWREQIDIGPERAAVEKREGVAPYWTLEGPNMWPSALPELRDVVSEWEANMNKVAITLMRAWAESLGADPDTFDAAFAHDPSTLIKIVRYPGKEDPTPQQGVGAHKDFGVLTLLYVEEGKAGLQVEKDGEWIDAPPIPYTFVVNIGELLEVATGGYLRATIHRVISPKAGEDRISIPYFYAPALDATIPTIPLPPELAARAKGVTPDAHGEPLYATYGENALKSRLRAHPDVAAIHHPELVKVPVPAA, from the coding sequence ATGACCTCGGCAACACTCCCAACGCTCGACCTCTCGCGCCTCCAGCAGGGCGAAGAGGAGGCGGCCGCCTTCCGCCGCGACCTGCGCGAGGCGACGCACGACTACGGCTTCTTCTACCTGACCGGCCACGGCATCCCGCAGGAGCTCTTCGACGGGATGATCGGCACAGCCCGCCGCTTCTTCGACCTGCCCGAGGTCGACAAGCTCGAGATCGAGAACGTCAAGAGCCGGCACTTCCGCGGATACACGCGCGTCGGTGGAGAGCGCACGCAGGGCAAGGTCGACTGGCGCGAGCAGATCGACATCGGCCCCGAGCGCGCCGCCGTGGAGAAGCGCGAGGGGGTCGCCCCCTACTGGACACTCGAGGGCCCCAACATGTGGCCGAGCGCCCTCCCCGAGCTCCGCGACGTCGTGAGCGAGTGGGAGGCGAACATGAACAAGGTCGCCATCACGCTGATGCGGGCGTGGGCCGAGTCACTCGGCGCCGACCCCGACACCTTCGACGCGGCATTCGCGCACGACCCCTCGACGCTCATCAAGATCGTCCGCTACCCGGGCAAGGAGGACCCGACGCCGCAGCAGGGTGTCGGCGCCCACAAGGACTTCGGCGTGCTCACGCTCCTCTACGTCGAGGAAGGCAAGGCCGGCCTGCAGGTCGAGAAGGACGGCGAGTGGATCGACGCCCCGCCGATTCCCTACACCTTCGTCGTCAACATCGGCGAGCTGCTCGAGGTCGCGACAGGCGGCTACCTGCGCGCGACCATCCACCGCGTCATTTCACCCAAGGCGGGCGAGGACCGCATCTCGATTCCCTACTTCTACGCCCCCGCGCTCGACGCCACCATCCCGACGATCCCGCTTCCGCCCGAGCTTGCCGCTCGCGCCAAGGGTGTGACTCCTGATGCCCATGGCGAGCCCCTCTACGCCACCTACGGCGAGAACGCACTCAAGAGCCGGCTGCGGGCCCACCCGGATGTCGCGGCGATCCACCACCCGGAACTGGTGAAGGTCCCCGTCCCAGCTGCCTGA
- a CDS encoding proline dehydrogenase family protein codes for MPSASQTPARAADLTDSVIATVREWLAPPADGMRRPRLSRSAWKTADIVRDAEGLEFATQFIELVICAADEGAAARNLERLSRQMPPDLPAGLRVLVQLAGGFSLLSPRALVPIVRASFRRSMREFVVDAPELGERIRDLWERGIRVDVAPFGNAVLGGTSADRRLASVTELLARAEVESVSVRLADLVGPHHPWAHDEAVERAIDRLEPLYEAAAAAATPKRITLEMGGRSEVDYTLDVFTGLLSRPSLSTYEGGITLPANLPDSLSLLQGVAAWARERRAQGGASTRVRLVKGVPQPGALPSREATDAQVKRMLDWALRTDRSESLSVVMASNNLFELAFARELAERRGVASRLEIEMHLGATPYAEAVLASGATVTAYAPVVDDVAYGGVAWYLLERLREQADPASFRSAMPALAEDEALFEREAARFRASLDAMEQALPEHTPHTSLGDAPALVDPATPEGRQWARDVLTRARDDALESFEIMRDVEALDALIAESVAAGEEWGARASAAERVEAVSAFADALEIMRGQLVATLVRETGMTIAEADQEIVRAVAFTRRLVREHDAVAAIDNAEFAPAAAVLLAPSWTAPASDIADGIAAALLAGSAVVVQPAHQARHSAAAVVRAAHESGIEPGLVTLVVPEDPAVARRALSHPEVEQVMFSGDRDTARLLRSWRPERPPLGEVRGVASVIVAASADIDAAARDIVTGAFHHAGQHPEGARLVILVGGMGESKELRSRIADAVRSRHPASSLEASARLGPLIGPPPERVRRLLSLAGDGESWLVEPEALDDRLTLWRPGVRDGVESEVAAQRTVDAPALVLTSVPDLQAAIRLQNQLQGETAGIHTLDVDELAAWLDSVDCGSLHVNKATVGHPLDSLQCGGWRGAGAPRGSAERIMALGEWVPKFSEPQQSVRLEGIGDTVRTLIEAAQPNMKFLEFDLVRAGAVSDERAWIERYRDAREESGASGIRTVVRYLPVETTVRLSDGVSPAQLVRVLAAATRAGARVHISTAQPLPERLVQLFAHPLSPLRVSEVLIESDTRWHARLQSGEVTTPHIRLLGGDPAVLATVLSLRPDVALYAAPVTTSGRLELLPFLRAQVVSMAAERHGRPDPMVAQIEF; via the coding sequence ATGCCGTCCGCGTCGCAGACCCCCGCTCGCGCAGCCGACCTCACCGATTCCGTCATCGCGACCGTGCGCGAGTGGCTCGCCCCGCCCGCCGATGGGATGCGGCGCCCTCGACTGTCGCGAAGCGCCTGGAAGACGGCGGACATCGTCCGCGACGCCGAGGGACTCGAGTTCGCGACCCAATTCATCGAGCTCGTGATCTGTGCCGCAGACGAGGGCGCCGCCGCGCGCAACCTCGAGCGGCTCTCCCGCCAGATGCCGCCGGACCTTCCCGCCGGGCTCCGCGTGCTCGTGCAGCTCGCGGGCGGCTTCTCGCTGCTCTCGCCGAGGGCGCTCGTGCCGATCGTGCGGGCGAGCTTCAGGCGTTCGATGCGCGAGTTTGTCGTCGACGCGCCGGAGCTGGGCGAGCGCATCCGAGACCTGTGGGAACGCGGCATCCGTGTCGATGTAGCCCCATTCGGGAATGCCGTGCTCGGCGGAACTTCGGCCGATCGCCGACTCGCCTCCGTCACGGAACTGCTCGCGCGCGCCGAGGTGGAGAGCGTCTCGGTGAGGCTCGCGGACCTTGTCGGCCCCCACCACCCTTGGGCGCACGACGAGGCGGTCGAGCGGGCGATCGACCGGCTGGAGCCGCTCTACGAGGCCGCCGCTGCCGCCGCGACCCCCAAGCGCATCACGCTCGAGATGGGCGGCCGCAGTGAGGTCGACTACACGCTTGACGTGTTCACGGGACTGCTCTCGCGGCCGTCGCTCAGCACCTATGAGGGCGGCATCACCCTTCCGGCGAACCTGCCGGACTCCCTGTCGCTCCTGCAGGGCGTCGCCGCGTGGGCGCGCGAACGCCGAGCGCAAGGTGGCGCGTCCACCCGTGTTCGCCTCGTCAAGGGCGTGCCGCAGCCGGGAGCCCTGCCGAGCAGGGAAGCGACGGATGCGCAGGTCAAGCGGATGCTGGACTGGGCACTTCGCACAGATCGCTCGGAATCGTTGTCTGTCGTGATGGCCAGCAACAACCTCTTCGAGTTGGCCTTCGCGCGGGAGCTGGCGGAGCGCCGCGGGGTCGCCTCGCGGCTTGAGATCGAGATGCATCTGGGCGCAACGCCCTACGCGGAGGCGGTGCTCGCTTCCGGTGCGACCGTCACGGCATACGCGCCCGTCGTCGACGATGTGGCCTATGGCGGCGTCGCCTGGTACCTGCTCGAGCGGCTCCGCGAGCAGGCTGATCCCGCCAGCTTTAGGTCGGCGATGCCCGCGCTCGCCGAGGACGAGGCACTGTTCGAGCGCGAGGCGGCGCGATTCCGGGCATCGCTCGATGCCATGGAGCAAGCACTGCCGGAGCACACCCCGCACACCTCTCTCGGGGACGCGCCCGCTCTGGTCGACCCCGCCACGCCGGAGGGGCGGCAGTGGGCGCGCGACGTGCTCACCCGGGCGCGCGACGACGCCCTCGAGTCGTTCGAGATCATGCGCGACGTCGAGGCGCTTGACGCACTCATTGCCGAGTCGGTCGCAGCGGGCGAGGAGTGGGGTGCCCGGGCATCCGCCGCCGAGCGCGTCGAGGCCGTCAGCGCCTTCGCGGACGCCCTCGAGATCATGCGAGGACAGCTCGTCGCGACCCTCGTGCGCGAAACCGGGATGACGATCGCCGAAGCCGACCAGGAGATCGTGCGCGCCGTCGCCTTCACACGCAGGCTCGTGCGGGAACACGATGCCGTCGCGGCCATCGACAACGCCGAGTTCGCCCCGGCCGCGGCCGTGCTGCTGGCCCCCAGTTGGACGGCACCCGCGAGCGACATCGCCGACGGTATCGCCGCCGCCCTGCTCGCCGGGAGCGCCGTCGTCGTGCAACCCGCCCACCAGGCGAGGCACAGCGCCGCGGCCGTCGTGCGGGCAGCGCACGAGTCGGGCATCGAGCCCGGACTCGTGACGCTCGTCGTGCCCGAGGATCCCGCCGTCGCCCGGCGGGCCCTCTCGCACCCCGAGGTCGAGCAGGTGATGTTTTCAGGGGATCGCGACACCGCACGGCTTCTGCGGTCGTGGCGGCCCGAACGGCCCCCGCTCGGTGAGGTGCGGGGAGTGGCATCCGTCATCGTCGCCGCGAGTGCCGACATCGACGCCGCCGCCCGTGACATCGTCACGGGGGCGTTCCACCACGCGGGGCAGCACCCGGAGGGTGCACGCCTCGTGATCCTCGTTGGCGGCATGGGGGAGTCGAAGGAGCTGCGCAGTCGCATTGCGGATGCGGTGCGTTCGCGGCATCCCGCCTCGTCCCTCGAGGCCTCGGCGAGGCTCGGGCCGCTCATCGGACCACCGCCAGAGCGCGTGCGCCGCCTGCTCTCCCTCGCGGGCGACGGCGAGAGCTGGCTGGTCGAACCCGAGGCCCTCGATGACCGGCTCACCCTGTGGCGGCCGGGTGTGCGCGACGGCGTGGAATCGGAGGTTGCGGCGCAGCGCACCGTCGACGCCCCCGCCCTCGTGCTCACGAGCGTCCCCGACCTGCAGGCGGCCATCCGACTGCAGAACCAACTGCAGGGCGAGACGGCCGGCATCCACACGCTCGACGTCGATGAGCTTGCGGCGTGGCTCGACTCGGTGGACTGTGGCTCGCTGCATGTGAACAAGGCCACGGTTGGGCATCCGCTCGACTCGCTGCAGTGCGGCGGATGGCGCGGGGCCGGTGCACCTCGTGGCAGCGCCGAGCGCATCATGGCCCTCGGCGAGTGGGTTCCCAAGTTCAGTGAGCCGCAGCAGAGCGTGCGACTCGAGGGCATCGGCGACACGGTGCGCACGCTCATCGAGGCCGCGCAGCCGAACATGAAGTTCCTCGAGTTCGACCTCGTGCGCGCCGGCGCGGTGAGCGACGAACGCGCGTGGATCGAGCGCTATCGCGACGCGCGGGAGGAGAGCGGGGCATCCGGAATCCGCACAGTCGTGCGCTACCTGCCCGTGGAGACGACTGTGCGCCTCTCCGACGGTGTCTCGCCCGCACAACTCGTGCGCGTGCTCGCGGCGGCCACGCGCGCGGGGGCGCGCGTGCACATCAGCACCGCGCAGCCGCTGCCCGAGCGACTCGTGCAGCTCTTCGCGCACCCGCTGTCGCCGCTCCGCGTCAGCGAGGTGCTCATCGAGAGCGACACGCGCTGGCACGCCCGCCTGCAATCGGGCGAGGTGACGACCCCGCACATTCGGCTGCTCGGAGGCGACCCCGCGGTGCTGGCCACAGTGCTCTCGCTTCGGCCGGATGTCGCGCTCTACGCCGCACCCGTCACGACGTCTGGGCGGCTCGAGCTGCTGCCGTTCCTGCGCGCCCAGGTCGTGAGCATGGCGGCGGAGCGCCATGGTCGCCCCGACCCGATGGTGGCGCAGATCGAGTTCTGA